The following are encoded together in the Papaver somniferum cultivar HN1 unplaced genomic scaffold, ASM357369v1 unplaced-scaffold_7790, whole genome shotgun sequence genome:
- the LOC113344515 gene encoding uncharacterized protein LOC113344515, with translation MQAPRSGIKYSWCNNRVGRKGILCDLDKAFYNVKWLEKYEGWNYKVGVRGTSDHGALMGGVKNITRPSNIPFRYQSMWTTHPHFINVIQDSWNEEVFGNPAFCFISKLKRLKNWLKIWNWEVFGDLSAKVKSTEDNVMDASLESDADPENIELLNNLITARGKHELASQQYNELMRAKAIIKWVKEGGANTTFFHTTMKIRKSCNNISELEDEAGNRVTSQDQISDILVSHYKKKFERKSVVFEDELFEAIPKILNEDDNTYLDAIPSQEEI, from the coding sequence ATGCAAGCTCCTAGGTCAGGAATTAAATATTCATGGTGCAATAACAGGGTGGGAAGAAAAGGGATactatgtgatttagataaagcaTTTTATAATGTTAAATGGCTGGAGAAATACGAAGGATGGAACTATAAAGTGGGTGTCAGAGGAACTTCAGATCATGGAGCTCTAATGGGAGGTGTGAAAAATATTACAAGACCATCAAATATACCATTTAGGTATCAATCTATGTGGACAACTCATCCACATTTTATCAATGTAATACAAGATTCATGGAATGAAGAAGTTTTTGGGAATCCAGCTTTCTGTTTTATTAGTAAATTGAAAAGGCTCAAGAACTGGCTTAAAATATGGAATTGGGAAGTGTTTGGGGATCTAAGTGCAAAAGTTAAATCTACTGAAGATAATGTCATGGATGCTTCTTTAGAATCTGATGCAGATCCTGAAAACATAGAGTTGTTAAATAACTTGATCACTGCAAGGGGGAAGCATGAGTTAGCCTCTCAGCAATACAATGAGTTAATGAGAGCAAAAGCTATAATTAAATGGGTTAAAGAAGGAGGTGCAAATACAACTTTCTTTCACACAACTATGAAAATTAGAAAATCTTGTAATAATATTtctgaattagaagatgaagcTGGAAATAGAGTAACTTCTCAAGATCAGATTTcagatattttagtttcacattacAAAAAGAAGTTTGAGAGGAAGAGTGTAGTGTTTGAGGATGAACTTTTTGAGGCAATTCCAAAGATACTTAATGAGGATGATAATACATATTTGGATGCAATACCTTCACAAGAAGAAATTTAA